The window GTCCCTCGAGGGGCAGGGGGTCGGCCTCGGTCGACGCCCTGCCCGGGACCCACGGCGTGCCGGACACGACGACGAACGGGCGGTCGGAGCCGACGAGTTCCTCGCCGAGTACGGCCATCGCAGCCGCTTCCTCGGCGATGCCCCGGCTCAGGGCTTCCGGCGAGCTGAAGTCGTTCGAGAACGCGAGGCTGACGACGCCGTCGGCGGCGCGCGCACCGGCACGGAGGACGTCGAGGTCGCTGAGACCGCCCTGGACCGGTTCGGCGCCCGCCGCGGTGAGGGCTGCAGCCGAGCGTTCCGAGCGGGCGAGCGCAGTGACGCTGTGGCCTGCGGCGATGAGTTCGGCGACGACGGCCGTTCCGATGGTGCCGGTGCCGCCGGTGATGAAGACGCGCATGGGATCCTCCAGTGATGGGACAAGTGTCTCATCACCGTACACCCGTGATGAGACAATTGTCCCGTCGCGTAGGATGCTCCCATGGCGCGATGGGAACCGGGAGCTCGGGAACGGCTGGTCCTGGCCGCCGTCGACCTGTTCTCCGAGCAGGGGTACGACGAGACGACCGTGACGCAGATCGCCGAGCGAGCGGGGGTCACGAAGAGCACCTTCTTCCGACACTTCCCGGACAAGCGCGAACTGCTCGTCGCCGGGCAGGAGACGCTGAGCCGTTTGTTGTCCGAGGGGATCACCGACGCAGCGCCCGAACGTTCACCGCTCGACGCCGTCGCCGCTGGGCTCGAACGAGCATCGGGCGAGATGGGTCCGATGAACCGCGAGCTGGGACCGCGACTCAAGGCCGCGGTCGCCGCGAGCGGCGAGCTGCAGGAGCGCGATGCCCTGAAGAGCGTCGGGATGGCCGCCGCGATGACCGATGCGCTCATCGAGCGCGGGGTCGCGGAACCGACGGCCCGGCTCGCGAGCGAGATGGGCGTGCTCGCCTTCAAGCAGGGGTTCGACCGGTGGGCCGGAGCGGCACGCGCTGATGACGACGGACTCGCGGGTCATGCGCTCGCAGCGTTCGCCGAGCTGCGGGAGGCTGCTGCGGCGCTCCGGTGAGCACCGCCGACGCGGTACGACGAGGCCGTTGTCGCACGACGTCGACCTCGTCGTTCCGCATCGGGTCAGTGCCGACCAGCGCCCGCGTCAGCCGGCCACGACGTGCGGGTACTCGTCCGAACGCCCCTGGAACGCGAGGATCGCCGGGTTGCGCACGTGGCCGTCCTCGATCTCGACGGCGCGTCGGACCGTGTCCGAGTCTGCCCACGACGACGGGCCCTCCATGACCGGTCGGAGGAACGGCATGAGCGCCTCGCTGATCTCCCACGTCGTCGAGTTCCAGAGCAGCGACGGGCTGTGGTCGACGGCGTAGTAGTTCGTGCTCTCGCCGACGGTGGTCATCGGTTCCGCGAAGGTCGTCGCCTGCGCCCACTCGAACCCCATCCCCACGTCGATCGAGACATCGACGATGAGGCTGCCCGGACGGAACACGCCCAGGTCCTCGGTCCGCAGGTACGTGAGCGGGGCGTTCGGGTCCTGGAGCGTGCAGTTCACGACGATGTCGTTCTCGGCCAGGTACGGCGCCAGTGGCACCGGACCGTCCTCGGTCTTCACCGTGTTGCCGCTGGGGTCGTGGTCGTCCTGGCTGATCTGCAGCATGTCGACGGAGGGGATCGGCGACCCCACGGCCGCGATGTCGCGGTTGGTCAGGACGCGGACGTCGTGGATCCCGTGGGCGTTCAGCGCGGTGACGGCACCGCGGGCGGTGGCCCCGAAGCCGATCACGACCGCGGTGAGGCGGCGGCCGTAGTCCCCGGTGGAGCCGCAGAGCTGCAGGGCGTGGATGACGGAGCAGTAGCCCGCGAGCTCGTTGTTCTTGTGGAACACGTGCAGGCCGAACCCGCCGTCCGACCGCCAGTGGTTCATCGACTCCCACGCGATGAGGGTCAGGCGCTTGTCGATCGCGACCTGGGTGAGGGCGGGGTCCTGCACGCAGTGCGGCCAGCCCCACAGGACTTGTCCGTCCCGCAGGTCCTCGAGGTCGGACACCTGGGGTTTGGGCAGCAGCACGACGTCCGACGCGGCGATGACTTCGTCACGGTCCGCCATGGCGCCGACGACGGGTTCGAGCTGGTCGTCCGTGACGCCGAAGCGTCGACCGTACCCGCGTTCCAGGATGATGTTCGCGCGCAGGTCGGGGTCGATGCGCTCGAAGTGGGCGGGATGGATCGGGAGGCGGCGTTCGTCGGGTTTCCGCGACTCGGCCAGCACCCCGAGGTGCAGCAGCGGCGATGCTGCCGGTGTTTGGGTCATGGTGCACTCTACGGCCGCTGGCCGCGGCCGAGCGGCCGAGCGGCCGAGCGGCCA of the Curtobacterium sp. TC1 genome contains:
- a CDS encoding N(5)-(carboxyethyl)ornithine synthase, yielding MTQTPAASPLLHLGVLAESRKPDERRLPIHPAHFERIDPDLRANIILERGYGRRFGVTDDQLEPVVGAMADRDEVIAASDVVLLPKPQVSDLEDLRDGQVLWGWPHCVQDPALTQVAIDKRLTLIAWESMNHWRSDGGFGLHVFHKNNELAGYCSVIHALQLCGSTGDYGRRLTAVVIGFGATARGAVTALNAHGIHDVRVLTNRDIAAVGSPIPSVDMLQISQDDHDPSGNTVKTEDGPVPLAPYLAENDIVVNCTLQDPNAPLTYLRTEDLGVFRPGSLIVDVSIDVGMGFEWAQATTFAEPMTTVGESTNYYAVDHSPSLLWNSTTWEISEALMPFLRPVMEGPSSWADSDTVRRAVEIEDGHVRNPAILAFQGRSDEYPHVVAG
- a CDS encoding TetR/AcrR family transcriptional regulator; its protein translation is MARWEPGARERLVLAAVDLFSEQGYDETTVTQIAERAGVTKSTFFRHFPDKRELLVAGQETLSRLLSEGITDAAPERSPLDAVAAGLERASGEMGPMNRELGPRLKAAVAASGELQERDALKSVGMAAAMTDALIERGVAEPTARLASEMGVLAFKQGFDRWAGAARADDDGLAGHALAAFAELREAAAALR